A genomic stretch from Prionailurus bengalensis isolate Pbe53 chromosome E2, Fcat_Pben_1.1_paternal_pri, whole genome shotgun sequence includes:
- the LOC122494832 gene encoding orphan sodium- and chloride-dependent neurotransmitter transporter NTT5-like isoform X2: MESLEEISEEEPPKGPRTSSFLSGKLTAKEILATKTQNYFAETKRTEDILMQVAFSIGLGSIWRFPYLCQRNGGGSFILMYFFMLLSFGIPLLYMEMIMGHWLRVDNIRVWKQLVPWLGGIGYASILYFWYHTTLSASGHIEEGVDALVLHLTLGIFAAWFLLFLTMITGLKISMQILIFSVFLLYILLLCFLIRSLFLEGAVASLRRMVTTELSSWASLDLWRQAGGHVVYSLGLGLGTTINFSSKAGGNSYIQVASLVALVNLVTSLLLTSIIFTVLEFWATTSGHTCVEKSVSKLISLIKKGVLPQDAKPPEDILLLPALDYLDWISNLPQHLQYPVIHFSPSCSIMTQKDKFMEGPGLAFAAFSQAISLFPGASLWAILFFLALVIMGLSTLMSILEGIVCPLQNSFSLFRRYPKLLSVLICLGGFLGSLVFTSHAGSYIMSLFDDCLVPLTLIVIVAFQNVALAWIYGARRFREEMFSKLGHLLWSFFTFLWRYVTLPGLLALFTICLTQLHRRVPSYYIAWNSSMSQEVKQPYLQSTLSWVTFLSILTFLPIPVQPLHHWWHLEDHIAFDPFEKLQSKKMPLVPPKSLQYPKHQLVTSQKTDTECSSRKVNPPLIRRLNLSSLWRFSLPLSEYNQSSSWFSLPVISSLTSALSMRNTSTPVSRQVSPASVTIDNSDKSRETQEEN, from the exons ATGGAGTCCCTTGAAGAAATATCAGAGGAAGAGCCTCCCAAAGGACCCAGAACTTCCTCCTTCCTGTCCGGGAAGCTCACAGCCAAGGAGATTCTGGCCACCAAGACCCAAAACTACTTTGCTGAGACTAAAAGAACTGAGGATATCTTAATGCAGGTTGCTTTCTCCATTGGGCTGGGTAGCATATGGCGTTTCCCTTACCTGTGTCAGCGGAACGGAGGAG GCAGCTTTATCCTGATGTACTTCTTCATGCTCCTCTCGTTTGGGATTCCCCTCCTGTACATGGAGATGATCATGGGGCATTGGCTGCGTGTGGACAACATCCGGGTCTGGAAGCAGCTCGTCCCCTGGCTGGGCGGCATAGGATACGCTAGCATATTG TACTTCTGGTACCACACCACCCTGAGCGCCTCAGGCCACATTGAGGAAGGGGTCGACGCCCTCGTCCTGCACCTCACACTGGGCATCTTCGCAGCCTGGTTCCTCCTCTTCTTAACCATGATCACAGGGCTGAAGATTTCAATGCAG ATCCTGATTTTTTCGGTATTCCTCCTCTAcatcctcctcctctgcttcctcatccgAAGTCTCTTCTTGGAAGGTGCAGTTGCCAGCCTCAGACGTATGGTGACCACAGAG CTCTCATCCTGGGCCTCGCTGGACCTCTGGCGTCAGGCAGGAGGCCATGTGGTTTATTCCTTAGGCCTGGGCCTGGGCACCACCATCAACTTCTCCTCCAAGGCTGGAGGCAACAGCTACATCCAGGTGGCCTCCTTGGTGGCCCTGGTCAACCTGGTGACCTCATTGCTGCTCACATCCATCATCTTTACAGTGCTGGAGTTCTGGGCCACCACCAGCGGCCACACCTGTGTTGAGAA GAGTGTCTCAAAATTGATAAGCCTGATAAAAAAGGGGGTGCTGCCTCAGGATGCCAAGCCCCCGGAAGACATCCTCCTCCTGCCCGCCCTGGACTACCTAGACTGGATCAGCAATCTCCCTCAACACCTCCAGTACCCGGTCATCCACTTCTCCCCATCCTGCAGCATCATGACCCAGAAGGATAAG TTCATGGAGGGCCCTGGCCTGGCATTCGCAGCTTTCTCCCAAGCCATCTCGCTGTTCCCTGGCGCCTCTCTCTGGGCCATCCTCTTCTTCTTGGCCCTGGTCATCATGGGGCTGAGCACCTTGATGAGCATCTTGGAAGGCATTGTCTGTCCCCTCCAGaactccttctccctcttcagGAGGTATCCCAAGCTGCTCTCAG TGCTCATCTGCTTGGGAGGTTTTCTGGGCAGCCTCGTCTTCACCAGTCATGCTGGCAGCTACATAATGTCCTTGTTTGATGACTGCCTGGTCCCGCTCACCCTCATCGTCATTGTGGCCTTCCAGAATGTGGCCCTGGCCTGGATCTATGGAGCCAGGAG GTTCAGGGAAGAAATGTTCAGTAAACTGGGCCACCTGCTGTGGTCCTTCTTCACTTTCCTGTGGCGCTACGTGACCCTGCCTGGGCTGCTGGCCCTCTTCACCATCTGCCTCACGCAGCTCCACCGGAGGGTACCGTCCTACTACATCGCCTGGAACAGCAGTATG AGCCAGGAAGTAAAACAGCCCTACCTGCAGAGCACCCTGAGCTGGGTCACCTTCCTCAGCATCCTCACCTTTCTGCCAATCCCAGTGCAGCCACTCCACCACTGGTGGCACCTCGAGGACCACATTGCTTTTGATCCCTTTGAAAAGCTACAGTCCAAAAAGATGCCCTTGGTGCCCCCCAAGTCGTTACAGTACCCCAAACACCAATTGGTGACGTCCCAGAAGACAGACACTGAATGCTCATCTAGAAAAGTCAACCCACCCTTGATTAGGAGGCTGAACCTGAGCTCCTTATGGAGGTTCAGCCTACCCTTGAGTGAGTACAACCAGAGCTCTTCCTGGTTCAGCCTGCCTGTCATTTCATCCCTGACATCTGCACTGTCCATGAGGAATACCAGCACTCCCGTTTCAAGGCAGGTGAGCCCGGCCTCAGTAACCATAGACAACAGTGACAAGAGCAGGGAGACCCAGGAAGAAAATTAG
- the LOC122494832 gene encoding orphan sodium- and chloride-dependent neurotransmitter transporter NTT5-like isoform X3 gives MESLEEISEEEPPKGPRTSSFLSGKLTAKEILATKTQNYFAETKRTEDILMQVAFSIGLGSIWRFPYLCQRNGGGSFILMYFFMLLSFGIPLLYMEMIMGHWLRVDNIRVWKQLVPWLGGIGYASILVCILVSLYNSVIITWSLSYLANSFDNSLPWNQCPLVKTTNVTDLSCLRTVSHQYFWYHTTLSASGHIEEGVDALVLHLTLGIFAAWFLLFLTMITGLKISMQILIFSVFLLYILLLCFLIRSLFLEGAVASLRRMVTTELSSWASLDLWRQAGGHVVYSLGLGLGTTINFSSKAGGNSYIQVASLVALVNLVTSLLLTSIIFTVLEFWATTSGHTCVEKSVSKLISLIKKGVLPQDAKPPEDILLLPALDYLDWISNLPQHLQYPVIHFSPSCSIMTQKDKFMEGPGLAFAAFSQAISLFPGASLWAILFFLALVIMGLSTLMSILEGIVCPLQNSFSLFRRYPKLLSVLICLGGFLGSLVFTSHAGSYIMSLFDDCLVPLTLIVIVAFQNVALAWIYGARRFREEMFSKLGHLLWSFFTFLWRYVTLPGLLALFTICLTQLHRRVPSYYIAWNSSMPACHFIPDICTVHEEYQHSRFKAGEPGLSNHRQQ, from the exons ATGGAGTCCCTTGAAGAAATATCAGAGGAAGAGCCTCCCAAAGGACCCAGAACTTCCTCCTTCCTGTCCGGGAAGCTCACAGCCAAGGAGATTCTGGCCACCAAGACCCAAAACTACTTTGCTGAGACTAAAAGAACTGAGGATATCTTAATGCAGGTTGCTTTCTCCATTGGGCTGGGTAGCATATGGCGTTTCCCTTACCTGTGTCAGCGGAACGGAGGAG GCAGCTTTATCCTGATGTACTTCTTCATGCTCCTCTCGTTTGGGATTCCCCTCCTGTACATGGAGATGATCATGGGGCATTGGCTGCGTGTGGACAACATCCGGGTCTGGAAGCAGCTCGTCCCCTGGCTGGGCGGCATAGGATACGCTAGCATATTG GTGTGCATCTTAGTGAGCTTGTATAATAGCGTCATCATCACTTGGAGCCTCTCCTACCTGGCCAACTCCTTTGATAACTCCCTGCCCTGGAACCAGTGCCCACTGGTGAAGACCACCAATGTCActg acctcTCTTGCCTTCGGACTGTGTCCCACCAGTACTTCTGGTACCACACCACCCTGAGCGCCTCAGGCCACATTGAGGAAGGGGTCGACGCCCTCGTCCTGCACCTCACACTGGGCATCTTCGCAGCCTGGTTCCTCCTCTTCTTAACCATGATCACAGGGCTGAAGATTTCAATGCAG ATCCTGATTTTTTCGGTATTCCTCCTCTAcatcctcctcctctgcttcctcatccgAAGTCTCTTCTTGGAAGGTGCAGTTGCCAGCCTCAGACGTATGGTGACCACAGAG CTCTCATCCTGGGCCTCGCTGGACCTCTGGCGTCAGGCAGGAGGCCATGTGGTTTATTCCTTAGGCCTGGGCCTGGGCACCACCATCAACTTCTCCTCCAAGGCTGGAGGCAACAGCTACATCCAGGTGGCCTCCTTGGTGGCCCTGGTCAACCTGGTGACCTCATTGCTGCTCACATCCATCATCTTTACAGTGCTGGAGTTCTGGGCCACCACCAGCGGCCACACCTGTGTTGAGAA GAGTGTCTCAAAATTGATAAGCCTGATAAAAAAGGGGGTGCTGCCTCAGGATGCCAAGCCCCCGGAAGACATCCTCCTCCTGCCCGCCCTGGACTACCTAGACTGGATCAGCAATCTCCCTCAACACCTCCAGTACCCGGTCATCCACTTCTCCCCATCCTGCAGCATCATGACCCAGAAGGATAAG TTCATGGAGGGCCCTGGCCTGGCATTCGCAGCTTTCTCCCAAGCCATCTCGCTGTTCCCTGGCGCCTCTCTCTGGGCCATCCTCTTCTTCTTGGCCCTGGTCATCATGGGGCTGAGCACCTTGATGAGCATCTTGGAAGGCATTGTCTGTCCCCTCCAGaactccttctccctcttcagGAGGTATCCCAAGCTGCTCTCAG TGCTCATCTGCTTGGGAGGTTTTCTGGGCAGCCTCGTCTTCACCAGTCATGCTGGCAGCTACATAATGTCCTTGTTTGATGACTGCCTGGTCCCGCTCACCCTCATCGTCATTGTGGCCTTCCAGAATGTGGCCCTGGCCTGGATCTATGGAGCCAGGAG GTTCAGGGAAGAAATGTTCAGTAAACTGGGCCACCTGCTGTGGTCCTTCTTCACTTTCCTGTGGCGCTACGTGACCCTGCCTGGGCTGCTGGCCCTCTTCACCATCTGCCTCACGCAGCTCCACCGGAGGGTACCGTCCTACTACATCGCCTGGAACAGCAGTATG CCTGCCTGTCATTTCATCCCTGACATCTGCACTGTCCATGAGGAATACCAGCACTCCCGTTTCAAGGCAGGTGAGCCCGGCCTCAGTAACCATAGACAACAGTGA
- the LOC122494832 gene encoding orphan sodium- and chloride-dependent neurotransmitter transporter NTT5-like isoform X1 has protein sequence MESLEEISEEEPPKGPRTSSFLSGKLTAKEILATKTQNYFAETKRTEDILMQVAFSIGLGSIWRFPYLCQRNGGGSFILMYFFMLLSFGIPLLYMEMIMGHWLRVDNIRVWKQLVPWLGGIGYASILVCILVSLYNSVIITWSLSYLANSFDNSLPWNQCPLVKTTNVTDLSCLRTVSHQYFWYHTTLSASGHIEEGVDALVLHLTLGIFAAWFLLFLTMITGLKISMQILIFSVFLLYILLLCFLIRSLFLEGAVASLRRMVTTELSSWASLDLWRQAGGHVVYSLGLGLGTTINFSSKAGGNSYIQVASLVALVNLVTSLLLTSIIFTVLEFWATTSGHTCVEKSVSKLISLIKKGVLPQDAKPPEDILLLPALDYLDWISNLPQHLQYPVIHFSPSCSIMTQKDKFMEGPGLAFAAFSQAISLFPGASLWAILFFLALVIMGLSTLMSILEGIVCPLQNSFSLFRRYPKLLSVLICLGGFLGSLVFTSHAGSYIMSLFDDCLVPLTLIVIVAFQNVALAWIYGARRFREEMFSKLGHLLWSFFTFLWRYVTLPGLLALFTICLTQLHRRVPSYYIAWNSSMSQEVKQPYLQSTLSWVTFLSILTFLPIPVQPLHHWWHLEDHIAFDPFEKLQSKKMPLVPPKSLQYPKHQLVTSQKTDTECSSRKVNPPLIRRLNLSSLWRFSLPLSEYNQSSSWFSLPVISSLTSALSMRNTSTPVSRQVSPASVTIDNSDKSRETQEEN, from the exons ATGGAGTCCCTTGAAGAAATATCAGAGGAAGAGCCTCCCAAAGGACCCAGAACTTCCTCCTTCCTGTCCGGGAAGCTCACAGCCAAGGAGATTCTGGCCACCAAGACCCAAAACTACTTTGCTGAGACTAAAAGAACTGAGGATATCTTAATGCAGGTTGCTTTCTCCATTGGGCTGGGTAGCATATGGCGTTTCCCTTACCTGTGTCAGCGGAACGGAGGAG GCAGCTTTATCCTGATGTACTTCTTCATGCTCCTCTCGTTTGGGATTCCCCTCCTGTACATGGAGATGATCATGGGGCATTGGCTGCGTGTGGACAACATCCGGGTCTGGAAGCAGCTCGTCCCCTGGCTGGGCGGCATAGGATACGCTAGCATATTG GTGTGCATCTTAGTGAGCTTGTATAATAGCGTCATCATCACTTGGAGCCTCTCCTACCTGGCCAACTCCTTTGATAACTCCCTGCCCTGGAACCAGTGCCCACTGGTGAAGACCACCAATGTCActg acctcTCTTGCCTTCGGACTGTGTCCCACCAGTACTTCTGGTACCACACCACCCTGAGCGCCTCAGGCCACATTGAGGAAGGGGTCGACGCCCTCGTCCTGCACCTCACACTGGGCATCTTCGCAGCCTGGTTCCTCCTCTTCTTAACCATGATCACAGGGCTGAAGATTTCAATGCAG ATCCTGATTTTTTCGGTATTCCTCCTCTAcatcctcctcctctgcttcctcatccgAAGTCTCTTCTTGGAAGGTGCAGTTGCCAGCCTCAGACGTATGGTGACCACAGAG CTCTCATCCTGGGCCTCGCTGGACCTCTGGCGTCAGGCAGGAGGCCATGTGGTTTATTCCTTAGGCCTGGGCCTGGGCACCACCATCAACTTCTCCTCCAAGGCTGGAGGCAACAGCTACATCCAGGTGGCCTCCTTGGTGGCCCTGGTCAACCTGGTGACCTCATTGCTGCTCACATCCATCATCTTTACAGTGCTGGAGTTCTGGGCCACCACCAGCGGCCACACCTGTGTTGAGAA GAGTGTCTCAAAATTGATAAGCCTGATAAAAAAGGGGGTGCTGCCTCAGGATGCCAAGCCCCCGGAAGACATCCTCCTCCTGCCCGCCCTGGACTACCTAGACTGGATCAGCAATCTCCCTCAACACCTCCAGTACCCGGTCATCCACTTCTCCCCATCCTGCAGCATCATGACCCAGAAGGATAAG TTCATGGAGGGCCCTGGCCTGGCATTCGCAGCTTTCTCCCAAGCCATCTCGCTGTTCCCTGGCGCCTCTCTCTGGGCCATCCTCTTCTTCTTGGCCCTGGTCATCATGGGGCTGAGCACCTTGATGAGCATCTTGGAAGGCATTGTCTGTCCCCTCCAGaactccttctccctcttcagGAGGTATCCCAAGCTGCTCTCAG TGCTCATCTGCTTGGGAGGTTTTCTGGGCAGCCTCGTCTTCACCAGTCATGCTGGCAGCTACATAATGTCCTTGTTTGATGACTGCCTGGTCCCGCTCACCCTCATCGTCATTGTGGCCTTCCAGAATGTGGCCCTGGCCTGGATCTATGGAGCCAGGAG GTTCAGGGAAGAAATGTTCAGTAAACTGGGCCACCTGCTGTGGTCCTTCTTCACTTTCCTGTGGCGCTACGTGACCCTGCCTGGGCTGCTGGCCCTCTTCACCATCTGCCTCACGCAGCTCCACCGGAGGGTACCGTCCTACTACATCGCCTGGAACAGCAGTATG AGCCAGGAAGTAAAACAGCCCTACCTGCAGAGCACCCTGAGCTGGGTCACCTTCCTCAGCATCCTCACCTTTCTGCCAATCCCAGTGCAGCCACTCCACCACTGGTGGCACCTCGAGGACCACATTGCTTTTGATCCCTTTGAAAAGCTACAGTCCAAAAAGATGCCCTTGGTGCCCCCCAAGTCGTTACAGTACCCCAAACACCAATTGGTGACGTCCCAGAAGACAGACACTGAATGCTCATCTAGAAAAGTCAACCCACCCTTGATTAGGAGGCTGAACCTGAGCTCCTTATGGAGGTTCAGCCTACCCTTGAGTGAGTACAACCAGAGCTCTTCCTGGTTCAGCCTGCCTGTCATTTCATCCCTGACATCTGCACTGTCCATGAGGAATACCAGCACTCCCGTTTCAAGGCAGGTGAGCCCGGCCTCAGTAACCATAGACAACAGTGACAAGAGCAGGGAGACCCAGGAAGAAAATTAG